A single window of Anomaloglossus baeobatrachus isolate aAnoBae1 chromosome 9, aAnoBae1.hap1, whole genome shotgun sequence DNA harbors:
- the LOC142250423 gene encoding SERTA domain-containing protein 2-like: MPTRGIKRKFLDWEESVLDGHLSFQTDSYSFFCQSLLDISLEKFNKGRTMMEPSLRRYVLIANTLRIIQEEIRHENPCNIPNLEGNISGACDPVSGQAMSSVLPPDLENIMLPSMEDDFALTTAIANILKELENVLDDGCPQNNQQRLGLQDPEIKQESSNNIGPGFVSSVQPLCDQSATVKEEVFDSNSESLRDIELISELVLAASNSETAESMDTSSVGQVPTVVSTLASNVSGTVDMDTSSVEINSQASPAQNTPSVPSEERKDSEASFANFDIMNSGYINDLFFDDPFSDIDTSAFEKETPTPSIRFSISEDLLLPSSCSSPSYTSGQGLREPNDLDNIMAILVES, translated from the coding sequence ATGCCTACCAGAGGCATCAAGAGGAAGTTTCTTGACTGGGAGGAATCTGTGTTGGATGGGCACCTGTCCTTTCAGACAGATAGTTATTCCTTCTTCTGCCAATCCTTACTGGACATATCACTCGAGAAGTTCAACAAGGGACGCACGATGATGGAGCCTAGTTTACGACGCTATGTTCTTATTGCCAACACCCTGAGAATCATTCAAGAGGAAATCCGCCATGAAAATCCTTGTAATATCCCAAACCTAGAAGGCAATATTTCTGGTGCATGTGATCCAGTGTCTGGGCAAGCCATGAGTTCTGTGCTTCCTCCAGATCTAGAGAACATCATGTTGCCTTCTATGGAAGATGACTTCGCTCTGACTACAGCCATTGCCAACATTTTAAAAGAGCTGGAGAACGTTTTAGATGATGGTTGCCCTCAAAACAATCAGCAACGTCTTGGCTTACAAGATCCTGAAATCAAGCAAGAGTCCTCCAACAACATTGGTCCCGGATTTGTTTCTTCTGTTCAACCACTGTGTGATCAAAGTGCAACTGTAAAAGAAGAGGTGTTTGACTCAAATTCTGAATCTTTACGAGACATAGAATTGATAAGTGAATTGGTTCTGGCTGCTTCCAATTCAGAAACAGCAGAATCTATGGACACGTCATCGGTGGGGCAAGTGCCTACTGTAGTCTCCACCTTGGCTTCCAATGTCTCTGGTACTGTTGATATGGACACAAGCTCTGTAGAAATAAATTCCCAAGCTTCACCTGCGCAGAATACCCCATCGGTCCCTTCGGAGGAACGGAAAGATTCTGAGGCATCCTTTGCTAATTTTGACATCATGAATTCCGGTTACATTAATGACCTCTTCTTTGATGACCCTTTTTCAGATATAGACACATCGGCGTTTGAGAAAGAAACGCCTACCCCGAGTATCCGATTCTCTATTTCAGAAGATCTATTGTTGCCTTCCTCTTGTAGCTCTCCATCTTATACCTCAGGTCAAGGTCTTAGGGAGCCAAATGACCTAGACAACATCATGGCAATCCTTGTGGAATCATGA